The window CTCTTATCGTTATTTCTTTTCATCTCTACAGCGAAAGTTTTGAAGCTTACGTTTGAAAGAGAAAAGATTCTACAATGTTGGAAAGAACCTATGCTTTCTCTgttatgtgaaaaaaaaaaagatcagAAAGAATAATGTTCCTGCcagttttgagaaaaaaaaaatgaaagagaatAATGTTGCCGCCAGTTTTGAGTATAGAACAGGTAAAGTGGTGTTCTATATATAGAACACTATTGTTGagctaaatttttttaagtatagcAATCTGATGTAAATCAAATTTGttgtaatttttagttttttatttttattttagatatagAACACCTAATAGAACATCTACTACAAATGCCCTAAAATATATACCTTGTCATTTCAATCTACCTATAGGGTTAatgaatattatttgaattatttaaataattttatttgatataaattttatataaatatattatttttaatattaaaaatttaaaagtaaaaatatataacgataaaacaaattattttaattaataaattaataaattaaataataacatgtAAGAAGCACAGAATATATGattagggaaatttgatcaaataacctcaaagatgaggttatttgatccgatggtaaagtgataattttattgcgctcgtggtgattttattttttttggacgattttgcccttgtcgcgaaacgctaagtcacttagcgtttcgcgaagtgacgaCATGTGAAATGTTCAAAttgcccttactatttaatataacctccgtacttttttttcatttttttcttctccttctctctcttcccgctcttctcctccttctctctaaactccggcggcggcggcggcgatctCGTCGGAGATCTTGGCGGAGAAGTTCGTTCGAAATCCACTATGAGCTCGACGACgtgcacgagcactgttccaataggtacgtctatttgaagcatgttttattgatgttcgttttctgagattgattagggtttacttcccgtttcgctaagttcccagcgattcgcgaaggacttctcgtttcgctaagtgccttacgattcgcgaaggacttctcgtttcgctaagtgccttacgattcgcgaaggccttcccgtttcgctaagttcatagcgattcgcgaagtattaattatccgtctctaaatcaaatcatgtttttatattgcagctgaagttttcgttttctataatggagagtggaaacttgatgctgatggaatGCTGTtttttgatgcatcttcaatcaaaacatttgatctaccccaaaatactcgttatgctgaattacttgatatactctACGATAGACTTAATCTCCAGATATCAGcatacgatttagtgctccaagtgaagtatgatattccgaatatcagaaatccaaaacctgtttttattgataatgatggggatttgaacacatatctatcacgcttgattttgggtcgaacagtgtcaccattgtgtgtatctgtagtggagaagtcagcgtttactaaagaaaagataccagtacttacatacccaactcaagaaagtatactaccaccacaacttactcagaaatttgttccacctgttgtacccttggaattctttgttgaaagtcaaaatgaagccggagaaacctctttgcctcacatcccacttactcaggacttgcatgttaatagtggtgaaaaagcatcaatacctatacaaccaagtgcaagaagatcatcattgggtacaccaactagtgcaagaaaggcatcaaatggtacaccaacaagtgcaagaagatcatcaatgggtacaccatctagtgcaagacgatcttcaatgggtacaccatcgacagacccgacagacacatcaccgccagaccccacatttgcgatggcattaactagtgaaaccgtattggaagttggttcgttctttgaaaataaaaaagaacttcaacttgctctatataaatatgcgatggccaatcattttgaattcaaagtggagaagtcaagaaaaaatctttgggaactcaaatgtttggatgagacatgcaagtggagtttgcgggctgtgaaaggtaagttttctgagatgtttgagatccggacatttgagcatcaacactcatgctcaactttgtcgaggcccaagaaaaaaatgcaaacaccagcatgggttattgggcagtgcgtgaagagcaagtacatggaccatcatcataaccacttgcctaagaaaataattgaagacatgcagacaacttatgggatatttttgacttataataagacatggagggcaagggaaaatgctttaatagcggtgcgagggacggtagaggattcttatggaatactgccatcatacctttacatgttggagaagtgtaatcctggtaccataaccgacatacagacagacgagctcggtcacttcaagtatatgttcatgtccctaggcctctcaattaggggtttcaaatccttttgccgtcctgtattatgtgttgatgctagttttcttaagcacaaggtgggtggtcaattattggtggctattgcattggatgcgaatgagcaactatatcctgtcgcattcggcgttgttgattcagagaataataactcctggacttatttcatgcaaaaactgagagacgcaattggattagttgatgatctcgtcttcgtatccgacagacacccaagcatcgctaatgccttgtgtgctgttttcccagaagcagaccacggtgcgtgcacatatcacataaagatgaatattgtggccaaattcaaaagtgataagTGTCATGCGGAGTTTGATTCGGCTTCAAGGGCATACACTGTCCACGAATTTAATCGTTGGTTTGAGAAAATCAAGGTTAAAGATCAccggattgctgcctatttggaagaaattgggttcccaagatggagtagagcattttttcccggtaagcgatacaatcaactgacaagcaattatgctgagagtttcaatagtcagagcagggaagccagaaagtatcccatttcagaaatggctgagtatttaagattcacaatacaacaatggtttaacgatagaagagaaagagcgtctaatcacgaagaagttttatctccaaattatgagaaggtgttacgtgagggattcgagaaggccagattctatacagtccaatcccttaaccgattcgagttttatgtgcatgacaatcagtcccatttcaaagtcaatttgaaagacatgaactacACTTGTAGAGTATTCGAAGTTTCGGgacttccttgtacgcatgcaatggctgctgcccgtagtcggaatttggtttcttatgacttctgttcaaggtattaatatctagctcacgtgttcattctgtttaaccaattaataattcTGTTGTGTTacacaggtattacacaactgagtgttggataaattcatatgccgagacatgttatcctcccggtgatgaagaaaattgggatgttcccgaacatatcaagcaacgttcgtgtcttaaaccaaatgtgaaggttaagaaaggcagaccacaaacaaagcgtaggtcatcccagggtgaggtccgtaagatcccgagacgatgcagctcatgtggtgggcttggacataatagggcaacatgcaaagcagttatgcctgcaccatctactgcacgagcttcatcatctaagcagcatgactcatcatctcaacaatatgaacctttagcttgatagatactatgttgtaatatatgttgttaattgaactATGGTACTGGTATGTTGTTAATTCAGGTTTAATGTGTTAATTCAGGTTTAATGTTTATGTTGTATGTTCTAGTAGTAGTAGTATATGAGTAGGGAAACGATGAGTattaacttagcgaaacgggaggcacttagcgaatcgcgagggacttagcgaatcgggagggacttagcgaatcggaaactactttgcgaatCGAAAAGtgctaacttagcgaaacgaaaagtacttggcgaaacgaagagtactgggcgaaacgaagagtacttggcgaaacgaaggCTACTAACTTATCTTTTTTGTAGGTTGAATGGTCaatttacaatacatcaatttacacaaaataatttacaatacatcatccaacttccaaaatattcatcaaggtttacaatacatcaaaataagttatcacttttacacaaaataatgtttaaggttCCATAATCTGATGGAATAACCGGACCGCCATCTTCTGCCTAAAAAACCCCATGTTTTCTGAGGTCACATTGTGCACGGGTTGATTAGCGGTCAAGTGTTCCATGTACATTAGCGTGAAGACCCCACAGTCCCCGCTCTCTGTTGCCCGTGGGACTTCTCCAACCTTAGCAGCAGCGGTTTTCACTTTGGGGTGTGGAAACCGTTTGTAAGTCATTGGTTGGATGGGGCCTTCGAATGAagataccttgtcaaatgaagttcatgattaactataaagaacaaaaaatcttgacacttagcgaatcgcgaggtactacttagcgaaacggtaagtccgtagcgaaacggtaagtccgtagcgaaacggtaagtccgtagcgaaacggtaagtccgtagcgaaacggtaagcagatCTGAAACGGAAACACAAACGCTCTTATCAGACAGAGATTTTCTGCAATATGAacgaataacaaataataacttaacatgaaccaatattaaccaTATAAGAAATAAGAATCAACAAAACGGAGAAAATGATGGACATAAAGGAAATATGAAAaggtttttgaaatgaagaaaatgtaaacaagaACATAACTGTTAGAATGAAGATCCACCTCGACGACCTTCAAATAGTTAGAATCGGAGAACTCACATAAACCCTAATATAagaaacctgcatgcaaaatataTTTAGGGTTAGAAATCGGCAATAGATAAACATAAAAGAATTAGTTAGGTTAGAAGAGCTCTGATCGGTATAGATTTGTATGGATATTGGAGGAAACAGAGACGTCGTCGCCGCCGGCCGTCGTCGTCGCCGGCCACCGTGAGTGAAGGAGAGAattggagaagagagagaaaaaaatttagggaaatgaaattatttggatatttatagcgtttcgcgacaagggcaaaatcgtataaaaaaaaatagagcaccacgagcgcaaaaaaaaattttaattttccaccaggtcaaataacctGGTTtgtaaggtcatttcgtcaaatttccctatgATTAggctttaaaaaaaaagttggttAGAAATGAAAAGGTATTCACCAGTTGCCTTTCTTCTTTCTAAGACAACGGATATTCCTAGAGGTTATCAAGTAATAAATATTACGTAGATTATTTGAatagctgctgctgctgctagGGTTTAAGTTGTAAGCAGTTCGTTATTTGAATAGCTGCTGCTAGGGTTTTTAAGTTAGAAGCGAAAACATCATGAATAGGTACGTAAGGAAGAAGCTGGCAGCGCAGATGGAGAAAGAACTTGCGGTGGGCTGCAGTAGTAGTACTTCAATCGGGCAAGTGCCGAACAACATCCTGGTGGATATCCTTTCTCGCCTTCCGATCAAATCTGTGATTCGGTGCAGGTGCGTCTGCAAATCATTTCTTTATGCAATCTCTCAAGATCCCGAATTCCCTCCCTTACACTTGTCCAGATCCCCTACCGAGCTCATACTATGCCCCGTCAATGAACATCTTTTTCTCGTGGATTACGAAAACGATCGAAATCACCATCTCCGTATCCTCCGCTTCGACGGATCTTATCCTATCATGCCCATCAACTCGACCCGCGGCCTGCTATGCTTCGACATGAGGTTTTCCTCCAGATCCCTTGTCGTCTTGAATCCTGTTACTCTCGAATACACTCTCATCCCGCCTCCTATGCATTTCATAAATAAAGAAAACTTGTATATAGTGCGTTCCGGATTCGGGTACAGTCCCATGACTGATAAATACAAGGCGTTAGCGATGGTAGAgtatacaaaatcaaaatttagtACTACTACTCTTACTGCCATTTACACTGTCGGAAGCCCTTCTACCAGTTCTTGGAGGATAATTGAGGATCCTCCCGAGGTTTTGTTCGACCCGTCATTTCCTTCATACCTGAACGGATCTTTGCATTGGATAGTGACAAAGAATTCTCGTGATTACATTCTTTCTTTCgattttgataatgaaaaatTCGGAGAAATAGCTATGCCACCTCCTTTTGACATTGTGCAAGAGAACCACGTGACCAACCTTCTTGTATTTGAAGGTTGCTTGAGTGTATGCATGCAGCTGATCGATAAAAAAAGAGTTGATGTTTGGGTGATGAAGGAGTACGGGATTAGTAAATCGTGGTTCAAAGAGTTTGTTGTGGAAACTCCAGACAATTCCTGGTCTTCAGGTGCGTTTCCGTTGAAATATGTGAACAGTGATAAAGAGGCAGTAATATTGACTTTTACGAGTGAGCAGGCTTTGGTTACATACAACCTCattgaaaagaagattgtaaACTTGAATGTGCTTCCATTTCATAATGGTATATTAAATCCATTGATGCATGTTCCCATCTTGCTACCCCTCAAGGATCTAATAATCGGAGCTGAGGTTCATCTCATAACTGATGCAAGGTATATCATCCTCCTTATTTTAAGCCTTACGAAATATGCAACTTCAAcctatatttatatacatattcatgcacatgttttcatattttttaatgcaATATCACAGCCAAATGGTACATATCAATTTGGTTCTTGACTTTAAGATGTACTTTCATAGAGTTCTCATGCAAAATgccttaatttgattttttattttgccaATTATTAGGTATGATATATAACTTCAGtaagataatattattcaaataaagtgTATATCAATATATATCTTACCCTTCCATTCCtactaaaaacattttaattaatttaaatattttcattaagaacaatttcatttaaaaagtaTAATGACATTAGGGGCTTTTTTTAACTGGGATATTGGGTATTATTTGGGTTTCTCCCCAAAAAAACCCAATATatgtttaatgaaattaaaaaaaaaaaacagtttttaaattagtatgataaaaaaaaaaccaataaaacatgtcttttattaatataaaattaatatgcaaacattaaattgaaaatacttattttaaatttgtagtattttttcttgtaaccaaaatattttatagttttgaaGGTTTCAAAGATTTTGTTAAACAAAAATACATGGGTAGTTTAAGTCTCTACTTTGTACTTGAACAAattcacacacacatatatatatatatatatatatatatatatatatatatatatatgtatatggtTTAAGtattagattaataaatgaaaaaaaaaagaaattgatatttatctTATACAATTAGTAGATTAGAAAACAATTTATTGTTCTTCAACCATGACATCAATAATGGGATAAGTACTTTTTTTTACAGGCATAAATGGAGAAAATGGAGTGATGATTATTAGAATGTACTTCTGATTCTAAATAAAGCATATGGAGTGTCCCGACATAGCTCAATATTGGGTATTGCATtgcagatatatatatatttttaaaagatgttcatctttaattaattgCAACTATCCAcacatttgatcaaattattcTAATAGAAGGTTCAATTCTTCTCTTCTCTtactatatattttctttcattttcgaTTTAAGTGGAACGAAACTCTCTTGTTTATTAAGTAGTTGAATTTGTGATTGTGATTTCAGATTTATTACAATGTTTCTAGAGTTGATTTTGGTGGCTACATTGTGAGAATTAGTCAATAAATTTATagctttattaaatttatattttatttatcgtAGTGGATacaataagagaaatgattgggaggaAATTGAGAAGGGAATGAgacaaaaataacaatttttttttttccttattttatattttttccaatCAGTGATATAATGACACatcattttctctttcattccCTCTCACAAATTTTTTATCCTATCCTCCTTGTAAATAATTagtggttagaagaagaagaagtattaatttatattttgttgcTTACAGTTATTTCATTGTAAGGCTATGTAATAGTCTCCATTTTATTAATACAATGGGGAATTTTAACTGTGTGAGTTAACATAAGCATAgttttgatatacattgtttaCAATTGGTTAAGAGCCAAAAACCTCCACCCAAAAGAGAAGAATGACAAACTGTGAGCTTGACATTGCCCATACACGAGAGAACGAAAGGCAAACTGTGTATTCTATCAAGCAATGGGAGAAGAAACACGAGTAGAAAAAGGGTCTTCTTTAACGAATGTCAGTAACAACATTTGAAAGAAGTGATGCGGGCATTCCAAGGATTCCACAGTTCGATGGGAAGCACTATGACCATTGAACCGAACTGATGGAGAATCTACTACGATCAAAAGGCTATTGGAATCTAGTAGAAACGGGAATTGATTACTCAACCGTTGTTGAGCCCCTAAGTAAAGCTCAGCGGGATGAGCTAAAGATGAAAGACTGCAAGGTAAAGAATTATTTGTACGTTTGAACAAATATTAGACAGACGAACTGCTAAGATTGTATGGGAATCATTGAAAAGTAAGTTTGGGGAAATGAGAGGGTGAAGCGATCTTTGTTGAACACACTGCGAAGGGAGTTTGAAATATTGGAAATGAAAAGGGGAGGGACGATATATTGGTAGAGTTACATGATGTGAAGCAATAGGAAGCAGATAGTACTATAGTTGAGAAGATTCTAAGAACTCTGATTGAGAGATTTATATGTGTGGTAGTCTCGATAGAAGAGGCTAGAGATACAAGGCTGATGACGATAGATGAGTTACAAAGCTCCTTGGCAGTACACGAACAAAAGTtcaaaagagaagaaaaagaagatgacCAAGTTCTAAAAGTCACCAGTGAAACATGAGGAGGAAGAGGAAAGAGGAAGATTTGATAAATCTAGACTGGAATGGTACAACTGCCACAAACTTGGGCACCTCCATTATGCCACAAACTTGGGCACCTCCACTATGAATGTTCAATTAGAGAAGTGAAGGTCAACtttgcagaagaagaagaagtattATTGATGGCTCTTATTGAGTCTTCTGAAAAATCCGAAGAAGAAACTTAGTACGTAGATTCAGGTTGTTCGAATCACATAAAGGGAGGAGGAACAATAAAGATGCAAGTCGAAGGTGTCAGACAAACAATCTTATATGTATTCTATGTCCCTGAACTAAAGAATCACCAATTGAGTTTAAGACAGTTTCAAGAGAAGTGACTTAGTATACTTATTAAACATGGAAAATGCAAGTTATATCAATCCCAAATGGGTCTTATAGTAAGAGCTAAAATGACATCAAACAATATGTTCACCATTTCTGCTACTATGTTGCATAAAGAAGAATCAGTGAAGCTACCAGCTATGACATGTTTTTAAACATGTGCTGAAGAAGAGTCTTATATATGGCAGTGTAGATATAGACATCTAAATTATAAGTCTTCAAGAGATGCAATCAAGAAATTTGGTAGAAGGCTTACCTCAAAATAACAAACCAGATACAGTTTGTTGTCACTCTATGACAGAAAACAACATAGACAGATTCAGTCAAAAATCAGTAAATGGAGAGCTACAAAGAAGCTTCAACTCATACATTCAGATATATGTGGACCTATTACACTTATCTCAACAAGTGGAAAAAAGTACCTATTATCCTTTATTGATGATTTCAGTAGAAAATATGGGCATTCTTTTAAGCTGAAAAAACAGAAACTTTTGAGAAGTTTAAATCTTTTAAACTGATAGTATAGATAGAATGTGGAGAATCACTTGCTTGTTTAAGAACAGACAGAGGTGGGGAATTTACCTCCCACGAGTTTAATAGTTTTTGTGAAGAGAAAGGAATCAGGAGACAACTCACGGTATATACAACCCAAC is drawn from Impatiens glandulifera chromosome 3, dImpGla2.1, whole genome shotgun sequence and contains these coding sequences:
- the LOC124929649 gene encoding F-box protein At3g07870-like, giving the protein MEKELAVGCSSSTSIGQVPNNILVDILSRLPIKSVIRCRCVCKSFLYAISQDPEFPPLHLSRSPTELILCPVNEHLFLVDYENDRNHHLRILRFDGSYPIMPINSTRGLLCFDMRFSSRSLVVLNPVTLEYTLIPPPMHFINKENLYIVRSGFGYSPMTDKYKALAMVEYTKSKFSTTTLTAIYTVGSPSTSSWRIIEDPPEVLFDPSFPSYLNGSLHWIVTKNSRDYILSFDFDNEKFGEIAMPPPFDIVQENHVTNLLVFEGCLSVCMQLIDKKRVDVWVMKEYGISKSWFKEFVVETPDNSWSSGAFPLKYVNSDKEAVILTFTSEQALVTYNLIEKKIVNLNVLPFHNGILNPLMHVPILLPLKDLIIGAEVHLITDASQMVHINLVLDFKMYFHRVLMQNALI